The proteins below come from a single Hippocampus zosterae strain Florida chromosome 5, ASM2543408v3, whole genome shotgun sequence genomic window:
- the hoxa2b gene encoding LOW QUALITY PROTEIN: homeobox protein Hox-A2b (The sequence of the model RefSeq protein was modified relative to this genomic sequence to represent the inferred CDS: deleted 3 bases in 2 codons) — protein MNYAFGLESAFINSQPSLAECLTCLHVRDAFQIASINNSTPIPSRSSRNQLVRGSRSPQHATAPSVAAQYAWTKGEKSTKKQPTPAGSPPLQASPELINEGGCPATSCRRLRTAYTNTQLLELEKEFNKYLRRPRRSEIASSLDLSEKQVKVWFRNRRMKHKRQTRCKENRASESKCAEDFLEEEAQALPPKGVRYFQQNTFDSQHFPHSHNGHNDSTLCTSEKNVKAPPNCTPTAPSCPLTRGPDNDHSAGTDDSLSELSLCPSSFSPNWSNSTQSPRALSPETLELFSETQPWTWRI, from the exons atgaattACGCATTTGGCCTCGAAAGTGCTTTTATCAACAGCCAGCCGTCGCTCGCCGAGTGCCTGACATGCCTCCACGTCCGCGATGCCTTCCAGATCGCATCCATCAACAACTCGACGCCGATTCCTTCTCGCTCTTCGCGGAACCAGCTGGTGAGGGGCTCTCGAAGCCCGCAGCATGCCACGGCACCATCCGTCGCCGCGCAGTACGCGTGGacgaaa ggggaaaaaagcaccaAGAAACAACCGACTCCTGCAGGCTCTCCTCCACTGCAAG CTTCACCAGAGTTAATAAATGAGGGCGGTTGTCCCGCG ACGTCCTGCAGGAGGTTGAGGACGGCGTACACCAACACGCAACTTTTGGAGCTGGAGAAAGAGTTCAACAAGTACCTGCGTAGACCCAGGCGATCGGAGATTGCCTCCTCGTTGGATTTAAGCGAGAAGCAGGTGAAAGTGTGGTTCCGGAACCGCAGGATGAAGCACAAAAGGCAAACTCGCTGTAAGGAGAATCGGGCGAGCGAAAGCAAATGCGCGGAGGACTTTTTGGAAGAGGAGGCACAGGCGCTTCCTCCCAAGGGGGTGAGGTATTTCCAGCAAAATACTTTCGATTCACAACACTTTCCTCATAGCCACAATGGCCACAATGATTCGACTTTGTGCACAAGTGAGAAAAACGTGAAAGCTCCTCCGAACTGCACTCCGACGGCTCCCAGCTGTCCTTTAACAAGAGGTCCGGATAATGATCACTCCGCAGGCACGGACGACTCTTTGTCGGAACTTTCCTTATGTCCCTCCTCGTTCTCCCCAAACTGGTCCAATTCGACCCAAAGTCCACGGGCTTTATCACCTGAAACTTTGGAGCTTTTCTCAGAAACACAACCGTGGACTTGGAGAATTTGA